Proteins encoded within one genomic window of Oryza glaberrima chromosome 12, OglaRS2, whole genome shotgun sequence:
- the LOC127757577 gene encoding transcription factor MYB83 — MRKPDCGGGGGAAKGGGALGVAGGNNAAVVGGKVRKGLWSPEEDEKLVAYMLRSGQGSWSDVARNAGLQRCGKSCRLRWINYLRPDLKRGAFSPQEEDLIVSLHAILGNRWSQIAARLPGRTDNEIKNFWNSTIKKRLKISSSSASPATTTDCASPPEHKLGAVVDLAGGGGGGGATDDVVVGTANAAMKSMWVDSSSSSSSSSSSMQSRPSIMAAAAAGRSYGGLLPLPDQVCGVDTSPPPPFFHDHSISIKQAYYGSTGAHHHHHAIAAMDGSSLIGDHHHHSSSILFGGASVPPLLDHQTILNDDDDHPNKTGSNTTAATLSSNITDNSNSNKNNSDNNNNISSSCCISLMNSSSNMIYWEGHHQQQQQQHQMLLQQQQHMSRNVMGEWDLEELMKDVSSLPFLDFQVE, encoded by the exons ATGAGGAAgccggattgcggcggcgggggaggggcggcgaagggcggcggcgctctgggTGTGGCGGGAGGGAACaatgcggcggtggtgggggggAAGGTTCGGAAGGGGCTGtggtcgccggaggaggacgagaAGCTGGTGGCGTACATGCTGCGGAGCGGGCAGGGGTCGTGGAGCGACGTGGCGAGGAACGCCGGGCTGCAGCGCTGCGGCAAGAGCTGCCGCCTCCGGTGGATCAACTACCTCCGCCCCGACCTCAAGCGCGGCGCCTTCTCGCCGCAGGAGGAGGACCTCATCGTCAGCCTCCACGCCATCCTCGGCAACAG GTGGTCTCAGATCGCTGCCCGGCTACCGGGGCGCACCgacaacgagatcaagaactTCTGGAACTCCACCATCAAGAAGCGCCTcaagatctcctcctcctcggcgtctccggccaccaccaccgactgCGCCTCCCCGCCGGAGCACAagctcggcgccgtcgtcgacctcgccggcggcggcggcggcggcggcgccacggacGACGTCGTTGTCGGGACAGCTAATGCTGCCATGAAGAGCATGTGGGTGGattcctcatcgtcgtcgtcgtcgtcttcctcgtcgatGCAGAGCCGGCCGTCgataatggcggcggcggcggcggggaggagctacggcggcctcctcccacTCCCCGACCAGGTCTGCGGCGTCGacacctcgccgccaccgccgttctTCCACGACCACTCCATCTCCATCAAGCAAGCATACTACGGATCAACcggcgcccaccaccaccaccacgcgaTCGCCGCCATGGACGGATCAAGCCTAATAGGAGATCATCACCATCACAGCAGCAGCATCCTCTTCGGCGGCGCATCAGTGCCACCTCTCCTAGACCACCAAACCATtctcaacgacgacgacgaccaccctAACAAAACCGGCAGCAACACGACCGCGGCCACACTGAGCAGCAACATCACAgacaacagcaacagcaacaagaACAACAGTGATAATAACAACAAcatcagcagcagctgctgcattAGCCTaatgaacagcagcagcaacatgatctACTGGGAGGGTcaccaccaacaacagcagcagcagcatcagatgctgctgcagcagcagcagcacatgaGCAGGAATGTCATGGGAGAGTGGGACTTGGAGGAGCTGATGAAAGATGTGTCATCCTTGCCTTTCCTTGATTTCCAAGTTGAATGA
- the LOC127758086 gene encoding dicarboxylate transporter 1, chloroplastic has product MATSTSAATAPLTCHHLGLRLRPRLPSLPLRPLSPSPSLSLSRPTPLTPSPPRHRALHASASAAPAAPPSQPPKPVLQGAAIKPLVATIGTGVLIWLVPPPAGVARNAWQLLSIFLATIVGIITQPLPLGAVALLGLGAAVLTRTLTFAAAFSAFGDPIPWLIALAFFFARGFIKTGLGSRVAYAFVSAFGGSSLGLGYALVFAEALLAPAIPSVSARAGGIFLPLVKSLCEACGSRAGDGTERRLGSWLMLTCFQTSVISSAMFLTAMAANPLAANLTAGTIGQGIGWTLWAKAAIVPGLLSLVFVPLILYLIYPPEVKTSPDAPRLAKERLEKMGPMSKEEKIMAGTLFLTVGLWIFGGMLNVDAVSAAILGLSVLLISGVVTWKECLGEAVAWDTLTWFAALIAMAGYLNKYGLISWFSETVVKFVGGLGLSWQLSFGVLVLLYFYSHYFFASGAAHIGAMFTAFLSVSSALGTPPLIAAMVLSFLSNIMGGLTHYGIGSAPVFYGAGYVPLAQWWGYGFVISIVNIIIWLGAGGFWWKMLGLW; this is encoded by the exons atggccacctccacctccgccgccaccgcccccctcACCTGCCACCacctcggcctccgcctccgccctcgcctcccctccctccccctccgccccctctctccctccccctccctctccctctcccgccccACCCCACTcaccccttctcctcctcgccaccgcgcCCTTcatgcctccgcctccgctgctccagcggcgccgccgtcgcagccgccgaagCCGGTGCTTCAGGGGGCGGCAATCAAGCCGCTGGTGGCGACCATCGGGACCGGGGTGCTGATATGGCTGGTCCCGCCGCCCGCGGGCGTGGCGCGCAACGCGTGGCAGCTGCTGTCCATCTTCCTCGCCACCATCGTCGGGATCATCACCCAGCCTCTCCCGCTCGGCGCCGTCGCGCTGctcggcctcggcgccgccgtgctcacGCGGACGCTCACGTTCGCCGCCGCGTTCTCCGCGTTCGGCGACCCGATCCCGTGGCTCATCGCGCTCGCCTTCTTCTTCGCCCGCGGCTTCATCAAGACCGGCCTCGGAAGCCGCGTCGCCTACGCCTTCGTCTCCGCCTTCGGCGGCTCGTCGCTCGGGCTCGGCTACGCGCTCGTGTTCGCCGAGGCGCTGCTGGCGCCGGCCATCCCGTCGGTgtcggcgcgcgcggggggcaTCTTCCTGCCGCTCGTTAAGTCGCTGTGCGAGGCGTGCGGCtcgcgcgccggcgacggcacggAGAGGAGGCTCGGGTCGTGGCTGATGCTCACGTGCTTCCAGACGTCGGTGATCTCGTCGGCGATGTTCCTCACCGCCATGGCGGCGAACCCGCTGGCGGCGAACCTGACGGCGGGGACGATCGGGCAGGGGATCGGGTGGACGCTGTGGGCAAAGGCCGCCATTGTGCCGGGCTTGCTGTCGCTGGTGTTTGTGCCGTTGATTCTGTACCTGATCTACCCGCCGGAGGTGAAGACCAGCCCCGACGCGCCGCGGCTGGCGAAGGAGCGGTTGGAGAAGATGGGGCCTATGAGCAAGGAGGAGAAGATCATGGCTGGAACGCTGTTCCTCACG GTAGGTCTTTGGATCTTTGGTGGAATGCTGAATGTGGATGCAGTGTCTGCTGCAATTCTTGGCCTATCCGTCCTCCTGATTTCTGGAGTTGTTACATGGAAAGAGTGTTTGGGGGAGGCTGTAGCGTGGGATACCCTTACATGGTTTGCTGCTCTTATTGCAATGGCTGGATACCTCAACAAATACGGGTTGATCTCTTGGTTCAGTGAGACTGTTGTGAAG TTTGTTGGTGGCCTTGGTCTCTCATGGCAACTATCGTTCGGTGTCTTGGTGCTGCTGTACTTCTACTCCCACTATTTCTTTGCCAGTGGCGCAGCGCACATTGGAGCAATGTTCACTGCATTTTTGTCAGTGTCCAGCGCCTTGGGCACTCCTCCTCTAATTGCTGCCATGGTTCTTTCATTCCTCTCGAACATCATGGGTGGACTCACGCACTATGGAATTGGGTCTGCTCCTGTCTTCTACGGTGCTGGCTATGTTCCACTGGCTCAGTGGTGGGGGTATGGATTTGTCATTTCCATCGTTAACATCATCATCTGGCTTGGTGCTGGAGGCTTCTGGTGGAAGATGCTCGGCTTGTGGTGA
- the LOC127758091 gene encoding zinc finger CCCH domain-containing protein 67 translates to MGEPGGAEAAVSARLLELAADDNAAGLGELLAAWPSLADEPAPWYTPARGAEPLTPLMVAAVYGSVGCLDALLSPPYLVDPNRASASSLSTPLHLAAAGGSASAPAAVSRLLAAGADPALLDHLQRRASDLVALPPNSLPLKNHLLSLLGARKEWPPDPSLPDIKNGAYASDDFRMYSFKVRACSRAYSHDWTECPFVHPGENARRRDPRKYHYSCVPCPEFKKGAGCRRGDMCEYAHGVFESWLHPAQYRTRLCKDGVGCARRVCFFAHTPDELRPLYVSTGSAVPSPRGALEMAAAAAAMGMGLSSPGSSSFTPPLSPSAGGGGGGGGGGAWPQQPSVPALCLPGSAGNLHLSRLRTSLSARDMAVDELLAAAAAAADYDGLVASPASIRSARGKALVPSNLDELFSAELAAAAASRSPRYADQGGAAFSPTRKAAVLNQFQQQQQQSLLSPRAAAVTPEPVSPMSSRLLAALAQREKMQQQTLRSMSSRDLGNAASLLVGSPVSSSMSKWGFPSGNPDWGADDEELGRLKRCSSFELRSGAANGNHEPDLSWVNTLVKEPTPEKMMTTTSAMDSIGILGQNTSRDHIVGGEDDTAGVISSWLEQLQLDEMVV, encoded by the coding sequence atgggggAGCCTGGGGGCGCCGAGGCGGCCGTCTCCGCGAGGCTGCTCGAGCTGGCGGCCGACGACAACGCGGCGGGGCTCGGGGAGCTCCTCGCGGCGTGGCCCTCCCTCGCCGACGAGCCCGCGCCGTGGTACACCCCAGCGCGGGGCGCGGAGCCGCTGACCCCGCTCATGGTCGCCGCCGTGTACGGCTCGGTGGGCTGCCTCGACGcgctcctctcgccgccctACCTCGTGGACCCCAACCGCGCCTCGGCGTCGTCGCTCTCCACCccgctccacctcgccgccgcgggcgggtccgcctccgcccccgcggCGGTctcccgcctcctcgccgccggcgccgacccggCCCTCCTCGACCACCTCCAGCGCCGGGCGTCCGACCTCGTCGCGCTCCCGCCCAACTCGCTCCCGCTCAAgaaccacctcctctccctcctcggcgCCCGCAAGGAGTGGCCTCCCGACCCCTCCCTCCCCGACATCAAGAACGGCGCCTACGCCTCCGACGACTTCAGGATGTACTCGTTCAAGGTGCGCGCGTGCTCGCGGGCCTACTCCCATGACTGGACGGAGTGCCCCTTCGTCCACCCCGGCGAgaacgcgcggcggcgcgacccgAGGAAGTACCACTACAGCTGCGTGCCGTGCCCGGAGTTCAAGAAGGGGGCCGGGTGCAGGAGAGGGGACATGTGCGAGTACGCGCACGGGGTGTTCGAGAGCTGGCTCCACCCGGCGCAGTACCGGACGCGCCTCTGCAAGGACGGCGTCGGCTGCGCCCGCCGCGTCTGCTTCTTCGCCCACACGCCCGACGAGCTCCGCCCGCTCTACGTCTCCACGGGctccgccgtgccgtcgccgcgcggggcgttggagatggcggcggcggcggcggcgatggggatgGGGCTGTCGTCGCCGGGGTCGTCGTCGTTCACGCCGCCGCTATCGCCGTcggccggcgggggcgggggcggcggcggcggcggcgcgtggccgcAGCAGCCGAGCGTGCCGGCGCTCTGCCTGCCCGGGAGCGCCGGGAACCTCCACCTGAGCCGGCTGCGCACGTCGCTGAGCGCGCGCGACATGGCCGTCGACGagctgctcgccgcggcggcggcggcggcggactacgacggcctcgtcgcctcccccgcctccatCCGGTCCGCGAGGGGGAAGGCGCTTGTGCCGTCAAATCTCGACGAGCTCTTCTCCgctgagctcgccgccgccgcggcgtcgcgctcgccgcgctACGCCGACCAAGGCGGCGCCGCGTTCTCCCCGACCCGCAAGGCCGCCGTGCTCAACCAattccagcagcagcagcagcagagcttGCTCTCGCCGCGGGCGGCCGCGGTGACACCAGAGCCGGTCTCCCCAATGAGctcccgcctcctcgccgcgctggCGCAGCGGGAGAAGATGCAGCAGCAGACGCTGCGGAGCATGAGCTCACGGGACCTCGGCAACGCCGCGTCGCTGCTGGTCggctcgccggtgagctcgagcATGTCCAAATGGGGGTTCCCCTCCGGCAACCCGGACTggggcgccgacgacgaggagctcggCCGCCTCAAGCGTTGCTCCTCGTTCGAGCTCCGGTCCGGAGCCGCCAATGGCAACCATGAGCCTGACCTCTCATGGGTCAACACCCTAGTGAAGGAGCCGACACCGGAgaagatgatgacgacgacATCGGCAATGGATTCCATTGGCATCTTGGGACAGAACACAAGCCGTGATCACATCGTCGGAGGCGAGGATGACACTGCCGGAGTCATCAGCAGCTGGCTTGAACAGCTCCAGCTCGATGAGATGGTTGTCTAG
- the LOC127757870 gene encoding guanylate kinase 1, whose amino-acid sequence MGEEAPEFRVESVALESKDCLQNAIDIGDKTYVISNSDDPKSSITIKILDKLTQTWVVPTVLGAPPNPTSSHSAVLVNNEKILIIEKGVPLNDSIWFLEVDTPFVKQQSKIKGTVVVAWSKGVIGEGQKPIVISGPSGVGKGTLIAKLMKEYPSKFGFSVSHTTRAPREKEIDGVHYHFTERSKIEEEISEGKFLEFAHVHGNVYGTSIEAVESVTDEGKRCILDIDVQGARSVRASSLEAIFIFVCPPSFEELEKRLRARGTETEEQIQKRLRNARAELDQSNSPGLFDHLLVNDDLEACYENLKKLLSLDDDHEDSNDSFIKDGKETACYSILSKTNSEILLQSETNEAEKGTTNLILLDLSSLSGGAPGRTRGLKISPVN is encoded by the exons ATG GGTGAAGAGGCTCCGGAGTTTCGTGTCGAGAGCGTCGCCTTGGAATCCAAGGACTGCCTGCAGAATGCCATAGATATAGGCGATAAGACG TATGTTATCAGCAATTCAGATGACCCCAAGTCATCGATTACCATCAAAATTTTGGACAAACTAACTCAGACTTG GGTTGTACCTACAGTACTTGGGGCACCTCCAAATCCAACCAGCTCACACTCAGCGGTTCTCGTAAACAATGAGAAGATACTGATTATTGAGAAGGGTGTTCCCTTGAATGATTCTATCTGGTTCCTTGAG GTAGACACTCCTTTTGTTAAGCAGCAGAGCAAAATTAAGGGCACAGTTGTTGTTGCATGGAGCAAGGGAGTAATTGGTGAGGGCCAAAAGCCAATTGTGATTAGCGGGCCTTCTGGTGTTGGTAAAGGGACATTAATTGCAAAATTAATGAAAGAATATCCATCAAAGTTTGGATTTTCTGTTAGCCACACCACAAGAGCTCCAAGGGAGAAAGAAATAGATGGAGTTCATTACCACTTCACAGAACGAAGCAAGATTGAGGAAGAGATAAGTGAGGGCAAATTTCTTGAGTTTGCTCATGTTCATGGAAATGTCTATGGCACTAGCATTGAAGCAGTTGAATCTGTTACTGATGAGGGGAAG AGGTGTATTCTCGACATTGATGTCCAAGGAGCTCGTTCTGTGAGGGCTTCTTCTCTTGAAGCAATATTCATCTTTGTATGCCCTCCATCGTTCGAGGAACTAGAGAAGCGCCTTCGGGCACG GGGAACTGAAACAGAGGAGCAAATCCAGAAGCGACTGAGGAATGCTCGTGCGGAGCTTGACCAGTCCAATTCACCAGGTCTTTTTGATCATCTTTTGGTAAATGATGACCTTGAAGCTTGTTATGAAAATTTGAAG AAGTTGCTTTCTTTGGATGATGACCACGAAGATTCAAATGATTCTT TCATCAAGGACGGGAAAGAAACTGCATGTTACTCAATCCTGTCCAAAACAAACTCAGAAATTTTGTTGCAATCTGAGACTAACGAAGCAGAGAAAGGAACCACAAACTT GATATTGCTCGACTTGTCGTCTCTCTCAGGAGGTGCTCCTGGACGAACAAGGGGCCTCAAGATATCCCCGGTTAACTAG